One stretch of Thermoleophilaceae bacterium DNA includes these proteins:
- a CDS encoding DNA-formamidopyrimidine glycosylase family protein, which produces MPEGDTIHRAARRIEAALVGKAIVEIETPHPRHRLDRWPERLSGRLVRVVDARGKHLFLRFDGDITLHSHLRMGGLWSVYRRGERWRRSPRRAWLVIRTPDHEVVQFDGPVLELVTDSRTRFDPQLSALGPDLLADDFDEQRFLRRLREDDQTRAFGDALLDQRNVAGLGNIWRAEACFHARVDPHRRTANVTDEEALTAIRAVQPLMARSVAGGWPKPNVYKRAGRPCPRCGTLIEAGGLGDDNRTAYWCPGCQT; this is translated from the coding sequence ATGCCCGAGGGCGACACCATCCATCGCGCCGCCCGCCGCATCGAGGCGGCGCTCGTGGGCAAGGCGATCGTGGAGATAGAGACGCCGCATCCGCGTCACCGGCTCGACCGCTGGCCGGAGCGCCTGTCCGGCCGCCTGGTGCGCGTCGTGGACGCTCGCGGCAAGCACCTCTTCCTCCGCTTCGATGGCGACATCACTCTCCACTCCCACCTGCGCATGGGCGGACTCTGGAGCGTTTATCGCCGCGGCGAGCGCTGGCGCCGGTCGCCGCGGCGCGCGTGGCTCGTGATTCGCACCCCGGACCACGAGGTGGTGCAGTTCGACGGACCGGTGCTCGAGCTCGTCACGGACTCGCGCACTCGCTTCGACCCGCAGCTCTCGGCGCTGGGACCGGATCTGCTGGCGGACGACTTCGACGAGCAGCGCTTTCTCAGGCGCCTCCGCGAGGACGACCAGACGCGGGCCTTCGGCGACGCTCTGCTCGATCAGCGCAACGTCGCCGGCCTCGGCAACATCTGGCGGGCGGAGGCGTGCTTCCACGCGCGCGTGGATCCGCACCGGCGCACGGCGAACGTGACAGACGAGGAGGCTCTCACCGCCATTCGCGCGGTGCAGCCGCTGATGGCACGCTCGGTGGCGGGTGGGTGGCCGAAGCCGAACGTCTACAAGCGCGCCGGCCGGCCGTGTCCTCGCTGCGGAACCTTGATCGAAGCCGGCGGCCTGGGCGACGACAACCGCACCGCCTACTGGTGCCCGGGGTGTCAGACGTGA
- a CDS encoding glycerophosphodiester phosphodiesterase → MSDVTRRAEHLPPLKRVGHKGADHVSPGNTLASFEAALEHGVDMIEFDVLRLRDGRLVLAHDYEDGERPDALTLEEGLDHFAGEAYADVELNLDLKLPGYEREVVDGLSARGLSERTVISTHYLESIDLIRTLDPAQRRGLSVPRLTSDPTKSAWKRPFALVLAAAARRLIPLRAKRMIRAGRFEALMCHWRLVSPALVRAVHGAGGQLYVWTVDDAKHIAELSAMGVDGVISNDPRLFS, encoded by the coding sequence GTGTCAGACGTGACCCGCCGGGCGGAGCACCTGCCGCCGCTCAAGCGCGTGGGCCACAAGGGTGCGGACCACGTGAGTCCCGGCAATACGCTCGCGAGCTTCGAGGCCGCGCTCGAGCATGGCGTGGACATGATCGAGTTCGACGTGCTGCGACTTCGCGATGGGCGACTCGTGCTCGCACACGACTACGAGGACGGCGAGCGCCCCGACGCGCTCACGCTCGAGGAGGGGCTCGACCACTTCGCCGGCGAGGCGTACGCGGACGTGGAGCTGAACCTCGACCTCAAGCTCCCCGGGTATGAGCGTGAGGTGGTGGATGGGCTGAGCGCGCGCGGGCTGAGCGAGCGGACGGTGATCTCCACGCACTACCTCGAGAGCATCGACCTGATTCGCACGCTCGATCCTGCGCAGCGTCGAGGCCTTTCCGTGCCGCGGCTCACGAGCGACCCGACGAAGAGCGCGTGGAAGCGGCCGTTCGCGCTCGTGCTGGCGGCGGCGGCGCGCCGGCTGATACCGCTGCGGGCGAAGCGCATGATCCGAGCGGGCCGCTTCGAGGCCCTCATGTGCCACTGGCGACTCGTCAGCCCCGCGCTGGTGCGCGCGGTGCATGGCGCGGGTGGCCAGCTCTACGTGTGGACCGTGGACGACGCGAAGCACATCGCCGAGCTCTCAGCGATGGGCGTGGACGGCGTGATCAGCAACGACCCACGGCTCTTCAGCTAG
- the ilvA gene encoding threonine ammonia-lyase yields MPTVGVDLALQDVIAARERIGNRARRTPMLTAGQLSRRVGARTVLKAENLQYTGSFKVRGAFNRLSQLTESERAAGVVAASAGNHAQGVAFAARELGIRAVAVMPAGAPLAKIAAVRQYGAEVVLNDGTYDDARERAQEIASSDGMTLVHAFDEAQVVAGQGTVGLELAEDLPSVRLVVVPLGGGGLSTGVAIAVKGLLPEARVVGVQAEACAPYLASLAAHRPIGARSANTICDGIAVKEPGELTLPLVERWIDEVVTVSDDEVAEAMVLLLERSKLVVEGAGAVGVAALMRGKIEPPHDGEVCVVLSGGNVDASLLAECIRLGETSSGRRIVLATVVPDRPGSLAALLQIVADHGGNVVDVEHLREGMDLHMRETAIHLVLQTNGPEHDNEILSAVKAEGFSVRLER; encoded by the coding sequence ATGCCCACGGTAGGGGTGGACCTTGCGCTCCAGGATGTGATCGCAGCCCGTGAGCGCATCGGCAACCGTGCGCGGCGCACCCCGATGCTCACGGCCGGGCAGCTCTCGCGCCGCGTGGGGGCGCGCACCGTCCTGAAGGCCGAGAACCTGCAGTACACCGGGTCGTTCAAGGTGCGCGGCGCGTTCAACAGGCTGTCGCAGCTCACGGAGTCGGAGCGGGCCGCCGGCGTAGTGGCGGCCAGTGCGGGCAATCACGCGCAGGGGGTGGCCTTCGCTGCGCGCGAGCTTGGGATCAGGGCGGTGGCCGTGATGCCGGCGGGGGCGCCCCTCGCGAAGATCGCAGCCGTGCGGCAGTACGGGGCCGAGGTGGTGCTGAACGACGGCACCTATGACGACGCTCGGGAGCGGGCCCAGGAGATCGCCAGCAGCGACGGGATGACGCTCGTGCACGCGTTCGACGAGGCGCAGGTGGTGGCCGGCCAGGGCACCGTGGGCCTCGAGCTCGCGGAGGACCTGCCGAGCGTGCGCCTCGTGGTGGTCCCACTCGGCGGCGGCGGGCTCTCGACGGGCGTGGCGATCGCGGTGAAGGGGCTCTTGCCGGAAGCCCGCGTGGTTGGCGTTCAGGCCGAGGCGTGCGCGCCCTACCTCGCCTCGCTCGCCGCGCACAGGCCGATCGGCGCGAGGTCGGCGAACACGATCTGCGACGGCATCGCCGTGAAGGAGCCGGGCGAGCTCACGCTCCCGCTCGTGGAGCGCTGGATCGATGAGGTCGTGACCGTGAGCGACGACGAGGTGGCCGAGGCCATGGTGCTGTTGCTCGAGCGCTCGAAGCTGGTTGTGGAGGGCGCCGGCGCGGTGGGCGTGGCGGCGCTCATGCGCGGCAAGATCGAGCCGCCGCATGACGGCGAGGTGTGCGTGGTGCTCTCCGGCGGCAACGTGGACGCGTCGCTGCTCGCGGAGTGCATTCGGCTCGGCGAGACGTCCTCGGGGCGGCGCATCGTGCTGGCCACCGTGGTGCCGGACCGGCCGGGTTCGCTGGCCGCCCTGCTTCAGATTGTGGCCGACCACGGGGGCAACGTGGTGGACGTGGAGCATCTCCGTGAGGGAATGGATCTCCACATGCGCGAGACGGCGATCCACCTCGTGCTTCAGACGAACGGGCCGGAGCACGACAACGAGATCCTCAGCGCCGTGAAGGCGGAGGGGTTCTCGGTGCGGCTCGAGCGCTAG
- a CDS encoding Rid family detoxifying hydrolase: MGDERRVVQTQEAPAAVGPYSQAIVVDAPLLFCSGQIPLDPSSGELVEGGAAEQTTRCLQNLDAVCREAGTSLANAVRVGVFCTDLAGDWGDVNAAYERFFEGGDPPARAAVGVAALPKGARVEIEAVVACPR, encoded by the coding sequence ATGGGAGACGAACGCCGGGTAGTCCAGACGCAGGAGGCGCCGGCCGCGGTCGGCCCCTATTCGCAGGCGATCGTGGTCGACGCGCCGCTCTTGTTCTGCTCCGGGCAGATACCGCTGGACCCCTCGAGCGGCGAGCTCGTGGAGGGCGGCGCCGCCGAGCAGACCACCCGCTGCCTGCAGAACCTCGACGCGGTGTGCCGGGAGGCCGGCACGAGCCTCGCAAACGCCGTGCGCGTTGGCGTGTTCTGCACAGATCTGGCAGGCGACTGGGGCGACGTGAACGCCGCGTACGAGCGCTTCTTCGAGGGCGGTGACCCGCCCGCGAGGGCCGCCGTGGGCGTGGCGGCTCTGCCGAAGGGCGCGCGCGTGGAGATCGAGGCCGTGGTGGCATGCCCACGGTAG
- a CDS encoding Crp/Fnr family transcriptional regulator gives MAGSEDIAKLLGRVSIFSGLTPEQLAGLASVAVPRQWGSGEVIFREGDAGDTCYVVQDGCVRVTRNHSDGRTITLAELRAGDLFGELAMFDSERRSATVEAAEDTNGIALLAGDMRRLLMRHPDISIKLLTAFAERLKEANERISRQSFQTVASRVAGVLLAHAETLEAEGMAPHDVLIHSTRAEIAQLAGSSRESVSRFLATLERAGLVTCGRGKVVIHDPAALRRYIY, from the coding sequence ATGGCAGGCAGTGAGGACATCGCCAAGCTCCTCGGTCGCGTCTCGATCTTCTCGGGACTCACACCCGAGCAACTTGCCGGCCTGGCGTCGGTGGCAGTGCCCAGGCAGTGGGGCTCCGGTGAGGTGATCTTCCGCGAGGGCGACGCCGGCGACACCTGTTACGTCGTGCAGGACGGCTGCGTGCGAGTTACCCGCAACCACTCGGACGGGCGCACGATCACGCTCGCCGAGCTGCGCGCCGGCGACCTCTTCGGCGAGCTCGCGATGTTCGACTCCGAGCGCCGGTCCGCCACCGTCGAGGCCGCCGAGGACACGAACGGAATCGCCCTCCTCGCTGGAGATATGCGACGCCTCCTGATGAGACACCCCGACATCTCGATCAAGCTGCTCACGGCGTTTGCCGAGCGCCTCAAGGAGGCGAACGAGAGAATCTCGCGCCAGTCGTTCCAGACGGTGGCGAGCCGCGTGGCCGGCGTGCTCCTCGCCCACGCAGAGACGCTCGAGGCGGAGGGGATGGCGCCGCACGACGTGCTCATCCACTCCACGCGCGCCGAGATCGCGCAGCTCGCCGGCTCCTCGCGCGAATCGGTATCCCGCTTCCTGGCGACCCTCGAGCGAGCGGGACTCGTCACGTGCGGTCGCGGGAAGGTCGTGATCCATGACCCCGCCGCGCTCCGA